The following proteins are co-located in the Micromonospora viridifaciens genome:
- a CDS encoding class I adenylate-forming enzyme family protein, producing MSAPTGWPEHLPTQLDIPDSTVLAVLAGSARRYQDRTALRLGDAELSFARLYRRACGIGQLLADTGISRGDVVAIHLGNGLDYPLCYFGILLSGAAAAPLSPMLTPADTTRQLADSGARAIITDAAGDPLSGDTRDGVVRLVLVDEGAPPARRIAIGTPEAADPPPVRLTGADTAHLVFSGGTTGRPKAVVISHRNLLAETLQYACWRTGAVPETDDEGGIALRPVPGDFLLRPGEATALTAAPLFHSMGLVGLSQHVASGTTLVAMSRFEPGRFLDLVEAYQVQHLLGAPSMFHAILECPTLAGRDLGSVRAIGCASAPVPVPLTQRLEAVFSSARVRQSYGLTEATLVATAPPYTESAPDRFDSCGVPLPGTEVSVRDAAGICVPDGTVGELWIRGPQVSAGYLNRPEETAATFVDGWLRTGDLGRRDRDGYLAIVGRIKDMLIYKGYNVYPGELEEIMLRHECVANAAVVGRPAEHAGEIPVGFVVLRTPCPPDDVMAFVNAQVAPVKRLRELHVVSALPLSGVGKILKTELRAMLDRIPPAVTA from the coding sequence GTGAGCGCGCCGACAGGCTGGCCCGAGCACCTGCCGACCCAGCTCGACATCCCGGACTCGACCGTACTCGCCGTGCTGGCCGGCTCGGCCCGCCGCTACCAGGACCGGACCGCCCTGCGCCTCGGCGACGCTGAGCTGAGCTTCGCCCGACTCTACCGGCGGGCCTGCGGGATCGGACAGCTCCTCGCCGACACCGGCATCAGCCGCGGTGACGTGGTCGCCATCCACCTCGGCAACGGTCTGGACTACCCGCTCTGCTACTTCGGCATCCTGCTGTCCGGCGCGGCCGCCGCTCCCCTGTCGCCGATGCTGACCCCCGCCGACACCACCCGCCAGCTCGCCGACTCCGGCGCGAGGGCGATCATCACGGACGCGGCCGGCGATCCGCTGTCCGGCGACACACGTGACGGCGTGGTGCGACTGGTGCTGGTCGACGAGGGCGCACCGCCGGCCCGACGCATCGCCATCGGTACGCCCGAGGCCGCGGACCCCCCGCCGGTGCGCCTCACCGGCGCCGACACCGCCCACCTCGTCTTCTCCGGCGGCACCACGGGCCGGCCCAAGGCCGTGGTCATCAGCCATCGGAACCTGCTCGCCGAGACGTTGCAGTACGCCTGCTGGCGTACCGGGGCGGTACCCGAGACGGACGACGAGGGCGGGATAGCGCTGCGGCCGGTGCCCGGCGACTTCCTGCTCCGGCCCGGCGAGGCCACCGCGCTCACCGCCGCACCGCTGTTCCACTCCATGGGGCTGGTCGGGCTCAGCCAGCATGTGGCCTCCGGCACCACCCTCGTGGCGATGTCCCGCTTCGAGCCCGGCCGGTTCCTCGACCTGGTCGAGGCGTACCAGGTGCAACATCTGCTCGGCGCGCCGTCGATGTTCCACGCGATCCTGGAGTGCCCGACCCTCGCCGGCCGCGACCTGGGCAGCGTGCGCGCGATCGGCTGCGCCTCCGCGCCGGTGCCGGTGCCGTTGACCCAGCGACTGGAGGCGGTGTTCAGCAGTGCCAGGGTCCGCCAGTCGTACGGGCTGACCGAGGCCACCCTGGTCGCCACCGCACCGCCGTACACCGAGTCCGCGCCGGACCGGTTCGACAGCTGCGGGGTGCCGTTGCCCGGCACCGAGGTGTCGGTACGGGACGCCGCCGGCATCTGTGTGCCCGACGGCACCGTCGGCGAGTTGTGGATCCGCGGTCCGCAGGTGTCCGCCGGCTACCTCAACCGGCCGGAGGAGACCGCGGCGACGTTCGTGGACGGCTGGCTGCGCACCGGCGACCTCGGCCGCCGCGATCGCGACGGGTACCTGGCCATCGTCGGCCGGATCAAGGACATGCTCATCTACAAGGGATACAACGTCTATCCGGGTGAGCTCGAAGAGATCATGCTGCGGCACGAGTGCGTGGCCAACGCCGCCGTGGTCGGCCGTCCCGCCGAGCACGCCGGCGAGATTCCGGTCGGTTTCGTCGTGCTGCGTACGCCGTGTCCGCCCGACGACGTGATGGCCTTTGTCAACGCGCAGGTCGCGCCGGTCAAACGGCTACGGGAGCTGCACGTCGTCAGCGCGCTGCCGCTGTCCGGCGTCGGCAAGATCCTGAAGACCGAGCTGCGCGCCATGCTGGACCGGATCCCGCCGGCGGTGACGGCATGA
- a CDS encoding enoyl-CoA hydratase/isomerase family protein, translating into MSEQSAELLCTDDAGVRCVTLSHPMRRNALDDDARARLLALLQRTFADPAIRVLVITGAAGTFSAGGDLRAMSTDPAVAAPRLEIVGDIIRAIAAAPIPVLAAVEGQCYGFGLALAAASDHVIAGATAGFCCPFPRVGLAADGGLHHTLAARVGRGRAAQLLMFAEPVGTPLAAEWGLVDQATDDGKALPTALDRARTLTARAPLSLSTAKRLRADLAGLDAALRAEAAAQLDLITSDDFAEGVAAFLAKRPPTFHGR; encoded by the coding sequence ATGAGCGAGCAGAGCGCCGAACTGCTGTGCACCGACGACGCGGGCGTCCGCTGCGTGACCCTCTCGCATCCGATGCGGCGCAACGCGCTGGACGATGACGCCCGCGCCCGGCTGCTGGCCCTGCTCCAGCGGACGTTCGCCGACCCGGCCATCCGGGTCCTGGTCATCACGGGCGCTGCCGGAACGTTCAGCGCCGGAGGTGACCTTCGCGCCATGTCCACCGACCCGGCGGTGGCCGCCCCGCGCCTGGAGATCGTGGGCGACATCATCCGGGCCATAGCCGCGGCGCCGATCCCGGTACTCGCCGCGGTCGAGGGGCAGTGCTACGGCTTCGGCCTGGCGCTCGCCGCGGCCAGCGATCACGTGATCGCCGGTGCCACAGCAGGTTTCTGCTGCCCGTTCCCGCGAGTGGGGCTCGCGGCGGACGGTGGCCTGCACCATACGTTGGCCGCCCGGGTCGGTCGGGGCAGAGCCGCGCAGCTGCTCATGTTCGCCGAGCCCGTCGGCACCCCGCTGGCCGCCGAATGGGGACTGGTCGACCAGGCCACCGACGACGGCAAGGCCCTGCCGACCGCGCTGGACCGGGCACGCACCCTCACCGCCCGGGCACCGCTGTCGCTGTCGACCGCCAAGCGGCTCCGGGCCGACCTCGCCGGCCTGGACGCGGCGCTGCGGGCCGAGGCCGCGGCGCAGCTCGACCTGATCACCAGTGACGACTTCGCGGAGGGCGTGGCGGCCTTCCTGGCCAAGCGTCCGCCCACCTTCCACGGCCGTTAG
- a CDS encoding Zn-ribbon domain-containing OB-fold protein — protein sequence MNSPHHQYLAGLQLGELRYQRCSACAQAQFYPRVLCKHCGSADLAWQTSSGDGVVYSVTWLYAKDTPPSNIALVDVVDGFRMMSTVTGVQTNAPLIGRAVRAVIADDAVLRFELVAP from the coding sequence ATGAACAGTCCACACCACCAGTACCTGGCGGGACTACAGCTAGGCGAACTGCGCTACCAGCGCTGCTCCGCCTGCGCACAGGCCCAGTTCTACCCGCGCGTGCTCTGCAAGCACTGCGGCAGCGCCGACCTGGCCTGGCAGACCTCCTCCGGAGACGGCGTGGTGTATTCGGTGACCTGGCTGTACGCGAAGGACACCCCGCCCAGCAACATCGCCCTCGTCGACGTCGTGGACGGGTTCCGGATGATGAGCACGGTGACCGGGGTGCAGACCAACGCGCCGCTGATCGGGCGAGCGGTGCGCGCCGTCATCGCCGACGACGCCGTACTGCGGTTCGAGCTGGTGGCGCCATGA
- a CDS encoding thiolase, with protein MTDSLRGTAAVVGVAESQLGLVGPGLTPLDLMGQASHAALAEAGLTTRDVDGLFTASSIYPAAGLDTAEYLGIQPRYIDGTVVGGSSFVSHVLHAAAALRAGLCDVALVTYASNQRSNAGKLVARTQLNAYEAPYGPRFPVSMYALAAARHMHEFGTTREQLADVAVAAREWARLNPKAFSRDPLTRDDVINARMVSSPLTVRDCCLVTDGGGAVVLTRAERARDLPRPPVYLLGAGEATDHATISQMPDLTATSAVQSSRRAYDMAGLSASDIDVVQLYDAFTINPILFLEDLGFCAKGEGGAFVADGRIAPGGVLPVNTNGGGLSYCHPGMYGILLIIEAVRQLRGECGERQVSGARTALTHGNGGVLSSQVTAIFGTEATV; from the coding sequence ATGACCGACTCGCTCCGCGGCACGGCCGCCGTCGTCGGCGTCGCCGAATCGCAGCTCGGCCTGGTCGGCCCTGGCCTGACGCCGCTGGACCTGATGGGCCAGGCCAGTCATGCCGCGCTCGCCGAGGCCGGCCTGACCACCCGGGACGTGGACGGGTTGTTCACCGCCTCCTCCATTTATCCTGCAGCCGGCCTGGACACCGCCGAGTACCTGGGCATCCAGCCTCGGTACATCGACGGGACGGTCGTCGGCGGCAGCTCCTTCGTCTCGCACGTGCTGCACGCCGCGGCCGCTCTGCGGGCCGGGCTCTGCGACGTGGCCCTGGTGACGTACGCCAGCAACCAGCGGTCGAACGCCGGCAAGCTGGTCGCCCGCACCCAGCTCAACGCGTACGAGGCACCGTACGGCCCGCGTTTCCCGGTCTCCATGTACGCCCTCGCCGCCGCCCGGCACATGCACGAGTTCGGCACCACCCGCGAGCAGCTCGCCGACGTGGCCGTCGCCGCACGCGAGTGGGCGCGGCTCAACCCGAAGGCGTTCAGCCGTGACCCGTTGACCCGCGACGACGTGATCAACGCTCGAATGGTCAGTTCGCCGCTGACCGTGCGGGACTGCTGCCTGGTGACCGATGGTGGCGGTGCCGTCGTGCTGACCCGGGCGGAGCGCGCCCGGGACCTGCCCCGCCCCCCGGTCTACCTGCTCGGCGCCGGTGAGGCCACCGACCACGCCACGATCAGTCAGATGCCAGACCTGACGGCCACCTCGGCCGTCCAGTCCAGTCGGCGCGCGTACGACATGGCGGGGCTGTCGGCGTCGGACATCGACGTGGTGCAGCTCTATGACGCGTTCACCATCAACCCGATCCTGTTTTTGGAAGACCTCGGGTTCTGCGCCAAGGGCGAAGGTGGCGCGTTCGTGGCCGACGGGCGGATCGCGCCCGGCGGCGTACTACCGGTGAACACCAACGGCGGTGGTCTGTCGTACTGCCACCCCGGCATGTACGGCATCCTCCTGATCATCGAAGCCGTCCGACAGCTCCGCGGCGAATGCGGCGAACGGCAGGTGTCCGGTGCCCGGACCGCCCTGACCCACGGCAACGGCGGGGTGCTCTCCAGCCAAGTCACCGCCATCTTCGGCACCGAAGCCACCGTCTGA
- the fabG gene encoding 3-oxoacyl-ACP reductase FabG has translation MALLEGRSVAITGGAQGIGYQIAKVAAAHGAHVYLSDRTVDAAQAAAAELAADGAPVVGLGCDVTSPEQYRALVDRVVRERGRLDVLVNNAGITRDAMLHKMSLDDFDTVVAVHLKGCWLGTRAAAEVMREQRSGSIVNISSLAGKVGNIGQTNYAAAKAGIVGLTKAAAKELAGRNVRVNAIQPGIIRTAMTAAIPAEVLAAKARDIPLQRMGEPVEVANVALFLASDLSSYMTGAVLEVAGGRFM, from the coding sequence ATGGCCCTGCTCGAAGGACGCAGCGTCGCCATCACCGGCGGCGCGCAGGGAATCGGCTATCAGATCGCCAAGGTCGCAGCGGCCCACGGCGCCCACGTCTACCTGTCCGACCGCACTGTCGACGCTGCCCAGGCCGCCGCCGCCGAGCTGGCCGCGGACGGCGCCCCCGTGGTCGGCCTCGGCTGCGACGTAACCTCCCCCGAGCAGTACCGGGCGCTGGTCGACCGGGTGGTCCGTGAGCGCGGACGGCTGGACGTGCTCGTCAACAACGCCGGCATCACCCGCGACGCCATGCTGCACAAGATGAGCCTCGACGACTTCGACACGGTCGTCGCCGTACACCTGAAGGGTTGCTGGCTCGGCACCAGGGCCGCGGCCGAGGTCATGCGCGAGCAGCGGTCCGGGTCCATCGTCAACATCTCGTCACTCGCCGGCAAGGTCGGCAACATCGGCCAGACCAACTACGCCGCGGCCAAGGCCGGCATCGTCGGCCTGACCAAGGCCGCCGCGAAGGAGCTGGCCGGCCGCAACGTCCGGGTGAATGCGATCCAGCCCGGCATCATCCGTACGGCGATGACCGCGGCGATCCCGGCCGAGGTCCTCGCGGCCAAGGCCCGGGACATCCCCTTGCAGCGCATGGGTGAGCCGGTCGAGGTCGCCAACGTCGCGTTGTTCCTGGCCAGCGACCTCTCCTCGTACATGACCGGGGCGGTGCTCGAAGTGGCCGGTGGGCGGTTCATGTGA
- a CDS encoding FAS1-like dehydratase domain-containing protein yields the protein MNGQPHHLQEPFEVSREAIRDFARAVFADDPVHVDVAAAQSAGHRDLVAPATFASALALRFSQPVRRDPGLGLDLTRMVHGGQTSVLHGSLCAGDRLAAETRIVELRAAGRHVRIQTVTAMRALNGPFEATITHTCLILNAAGDLT from the coding sequence GTGAACGGCCAGCCACACCACCTCCAAGAGCCCTTCGAGGTCTCCCGGGAGGCGATCCGGGATTTCGCGCGGGCGGTGTTCGCCGACGACCCGGTGCACGTCGACGTGGCGGCGGCCCAGTCCGCCGGCCACCGGGACCTGGTCGCTCCGGCGACCTTCGCCAGCGCGTTGGCGCTACGGTTCTCCCAGCCGGTCCGCCGCGACCCCGGCCTCGGCCTGGACCTGACCCGAATGGTGCACGGCGGACAGACCAGCGTTCTGCACGGATCGCTGTGCGCCGGTGACCGGCTGGCGGCCGAGACTCGCATCGTCGAGCTGCGGGCCGCCGGGCGGCACGTCCGCATCCAGACCGTCACCGCGATGCGGGCCCTCAACGGACCGTTCGAGGCCACCATCACCCACACCTGCCTGATCCTGAACGCAGCGGGGGACCTGACATGA
- a CDS encoding MaoC/PaaZ C-terminal domain-containing protein, which produces MSLSVGTTFAPVEFEITRETLVRYAGASGDFNQIHYNDTAAVAAGLPGVIAHGMLTLALANQALCRWLGSSTAVIELANRFTSMVIVPGAGSATVTVTGAVTRSTDGGAEIELSVTADGREVLGASIARVRHPVP; this is translated from the coding sequence ATGAGCCTCTCTGTGGGCACCACGTTCGCGCCGGTCGAATTCGAGATCACCCGGGAGACGCTGGTCCGCTACGCCGGCGCCTCCGGCGACTTCAACCAGATCCACTACAACGACACGGCGGCCGTAGCGGCCGGACTCCCCGGTGTCATCGCCCACGGCATGCTCACCCTGGCGCTGGCGAACCAGGCGCTGTGCCGGTGGCTCGGCTCATCGACCGCGGTCATCGAGCTGGCCAACCGGTTCACCTCGATGGTGATCGTGCCTGGTGCTGGCAGCGCCACGGTGACGGTGACCGGTGCGGTGACCCGCAGTACCGACGGCGGGGCGGAGATCGAGCTGTCGGTCACCGCAGACGGCCGTGAGGTGTTGGGCGCCTCGATCGCCCGTGTCCGGCATCCCGTGCCCTGA
- a CDS encoding NAD(P)H-dependent flavin oxidoreductase, translating to MIRNAFTEAFGIQHPIVQGGMQWVATAELAAAVSNAGGLGLISALTQPTPQHLADEIARCRKLTDKPFGVNLTILPSISPPPYAEYRQAIIDSGVTIVETAGSNPAPHVAAFKAAGVRVLHKCTSVRHAVKAQSLQVDAVSIDGFECAGHPGEDDVPGLVLIPAAARKLTVPVVASGGFADGRGLVAALALGASGISMGTRFMCTVESPIHQNIKEAIVQASERDTELIFRPLRNTARVAANTVSRKVAQVLSSGGQFEDVRDLVAGSRGRRVYELGDPDAGIWTVGQVQGLIEDIPTCAELISRILREARAILTDHLPALLQKASAPIPAGR from the coding sequence GTGATCAGGAACGCCTTCACCGAAGCCTTCGGAATCCAACATCCGATCGTGCAGGGCGGCATGCAGTGGGTGGCGACAGCGGAGCTCGCCGCTGCGGTGTCCAACGCCGGGGGCCTGGGTCTGATCAGCGCTCTCACCCAGCCGACCCCACAGCACCTGGCCGACGAGATCGCCAGGTGCCGGAAGCTGACCGACAAGCCGTTCGGGGTCAACCTCACCATCCTGCCGTCGATCTCGCCGCCCCCGTACGCGGAGTACCGGCAGGCCATCATCGACTCCGGGGTCACCATCGTGGAGACCGCCGGATCGAATCCCGCGCCGCACGTAGCCGCCTTCAAAGCAGCCGGGGTCCGCGTGTTGCACAAGTGCACCAGCGTCCGGCACGCGGTCAAGGCGCAGTCGCTCCAAGTCGACGCCGTAAGCATCGACGGCTTCGAGTGTGCCGGGCACCCGGGCGAGGACGACGTGCCCGGGCTCGTGCTGATTCCGGCGGCCGCCCGAAAGCTGACGGTCCCGGTGGTGGCGTCCGGCGGATTCGCCGACGGGCGCGGCCTGGTCGCCGCGCTCGCGCTCGGGGCGTCCGGCATCAGCATGGGCACCAGGTTCATGTGCACTGTTGAGTCGCCGATTCACCAGAACATCAAGGAGGCGATCGTCCAGGCCTCCGAGCGGGACACCGAGCTGATCTTCCGACCGCTGCGCAACACGGCGAGAGTCGCGGCCAACACGGTCAGCCGAAAGGTGGCGCAGGTCCTCTCCAGCGGCGGACAGTTCGAGGATGTCCGGGATCTCGTCGCGGGCAGCCGCGGCCGCCGCGTGTACGAGCTGGGCGATCCGGATGCCGGGATCTGGACGGTGGGACAGGTCCAGGGGCTGATCGAGGACATCCCGACCTGCGCCGAACTCATCAGTCGCATCCTGCGGGAGGCGAGAGCGATCCTGACCGATCACTTGCCCGCGTTGCTGCAAAAGGCTTCCGCGCCCATTCCTGCTGGCCGCTGA
- a CDS encoding right-handed parallel beta-helix repeat-containing protein, whose amino-acid sequence MQDNRSDRRHLLRAAAFTAGAVVAAPALGGITPAQAAALASTGAIPWVGPAGSGATYEVDPAVGAQAAINAALGIASQRAVYVAPGTYKVKAPVVLNDKQALIGAGPLVTMLRADSAFSGSAMVVNPWSGDLVGASRQCVSDIGLDAANVVTNGINFQMNAKPSSYGPDPAPWLTRVFVTKPTGDGIYLGGTYSGGQREFKLTDCRVESAGGWGYNLQSSDGFVSGCSAQGCVGGGYLLGGGNIKAWGSKAYGSGTATAPAPAFRLGSSRATVVGCEAQDTIGNGFEILGRNCTVSGCTADSTGVGSSGTDQSSAGFYVGTSVVSLEGSAFQRANGGATWILGGAGMRAALYLASGVDHLSVRLVSGPARETPFQRLISGTVGTNSSVSVIG is encoded by the coding sequence TTGCAGGACAACCGTTCCGATCGTCGCCACCTGCTCCGGGCCGCGGCTTTCACCGCGGGCGCCGTCGTCGCCGCCCCGGCGCTGGGCGGCATCACGCCCGCCCAGGCCGCCGCGCTCGCGTCCACCGGCGCGATCCCGTGGGTCGGTCCCGCTGGCTCCGGTGCCACCTACGAGGTGGACCCGGCGGTGGGCGCCCAGGCCGCCATCAACGCCGCGCTGGGTATCGCTAGCCAGCGGGCCGTCTACGTGGCACCCGGCACCTACAAGGTGAAGGCCCCGGTGGTGCTGAACGACAAGCAGGCCCTGATCGGAGCCGGTCCGCTGGTCACGATGCTTCGCGCCGATTCGGCCTTCAGCGGGTCGGCCATGGTCGTCAACCCGTGGTCCGGCGACCTCGTCGGTGCGTCGCGACAGTGCGTGAGCGACATCGGGCTCGACGCGGCGAACGTGGTGACCAACGGGATCAACTTCCAGATGAACGCCAAGCCGTCCTCGTACGGGCCGGACCCGGCGCCGTGGCTGACCCGGGTCTTCGTCACCAAGCCCACCGGCGACGGCATCTACCTCGGTGGGACGTACTCGGGCGGGCAGCGCGAGTTCAAGCTGACCGACTGCCGGGTCGAGAGCGCGGGCGGTTGGGGCTACAACCTCCAGTCCTCCGATGGCTTCGTCAGCGGCTGCTCGGCCCAGGGATGCGTGGGCGGCGGCTACCTGCTCGGCGGCGGCAACATCAAGGCCTGGGGCAGTAAGGCGTACGGCAGCGGCACCGCGACGGCCCCGGCGCCCGCGTTCCGGCTCGGATCCTCCCGGGCCACCGTCGTGGGCTGTGAGGCCCAGGACACCATCGGCAACGGTTTCGAGATCCTCGGCCGTAACTGCACGGTCTCCGGCTGCACCGCCGACTCGACCGGGGTCGGCAGCAGCGGCACCGACCAGAGCTCGGCGGGCTTCTACGTGGGTACGTCGGTGGTGAGCCTGGAGGGCAGTGCCTTCCAGCGGGCCAACGGCGGCGCGACGTGGATCCTCGGCGGCGCCGGCATGCGGGCCGCGCTGTACCTGGCCAGCGGCGTCGACCATCTCTCGGTGCGGCTGGTCAGCGGCCCGGCCCGGGAGACGCCGTTCCAGCGGCTGATCAGCGGCACGGTTGGCACCAACTCGTCGGTTTCAGTCATCGGCTGA
- a CDS encoding GIY-YIG nuclease family protein yields the protein MQVAQKWGFGMAPVKSEVQQQRREAATAVLNFLRNPQHGLSPSLSDDLSVVKGLYSRCHRQDQWDWFTVWQQLGRPGRKRCQQAAQALARLRTAIRDGDDVAVAAQLASLVHAGGQAHLAGFVAGRPSEPQGAGYIYVLSTREQPRLLKIGYTERSVEERVREINRATGVVIPYGVRAVWVVAHARAVETELHARLAPYRVRKDREFFDLDFRDAFALIRDYVYDTRRES from the coding sequence GTGCAGGTCGCGCAAAAGTGGGGCTTCGGGATGGCACCGGTCAAGTCCGAGGTTCAGCAGCAGCGACGTGAAGCGGCGACGGCTGTGCTGAACTTCTTGCGAAACCCCCAGCATGGTCTGAGTCCGTCACTGTCGGACGACCTCTCGGTGGTCAAGGGGCTCTACTCGCGTTGCCATCGGCAGGATCAGTGGGATTGGTTCACGGTATGGCAGCAGCTCGGCCGCCCTGGGCGCAAGCGCTGCCAGCAAGCCGCCCAAGCGCTCGCCCGCTTACGGACCGCGATCAGGGATGGAGATGACGTCGCCGTGGCGGCGCAGCTCGCGTCGCTCGTCCATGCGGGCGGCCAAGCCCATCTGGCCGGATTCGTGGCGGGCCGGCCGAGCGAGCCGCAGGGTGCCGGTTACATCTACGTTCTCTCGACGCGGGAACAACCGCGGCTACTCAAGATCGGTTATACCGAGCGGTCCGTTGAGGAGCGGGTGAGGGAGATCAACCGGGCAACTGGCGTTGTGATCCCCTATGGCGTGCGAGCTGTTTGGGTGGTTGCGCATGCTCGGGCTGTGGAGACGGAGCTACACGCCCGGCTGGCGCCCTACCGAGTGCGCAAGGACCGTGAATTCTTCGACCTCGACTTCCGCGACGCCTTCGCCCTCATCCGGGACTATGTCTACGACACCCGGCGCGAGAGCTAG
- a CDS encoding helix-turn-helix domain-containing protein, whose product MDRSTIRRWRTAPPFQGPPFIQISDRVVKYATVGVERWLSARRVCPEAA is encoded by the coding sequence GTGGACCGGTCGACCATCCGGCGTTGGCGCACCGCGCCGCCCTTCCAAGGCCCGCCGTTCATCCAGATCTCTGACCGGGTGGTGAAGTACGCGACGGTCGGCGTAGAGCGCTGGCTGTCCGCCCGGCGCGTCTGCCCGGAGGCGGCATGA